GACAAAGCAACCAAGGTGCTAACCTACACGGTTACGTATCAGGGCCTCACACCCACGGCCGGTCACCTGCACCGGGGCGCTCCCGGCACGAATGGCCCGGTCATTTATCCATTCAGTAGCTTGGCTTCTCCCGTTACGGGCACCGCTACCTTCACCCAAGCCGATGAGGACTTGTTGCTGAACGGCGGTTTCTACGCCAACTTCCACACCCCCGCGTATCCGGGCGGTGAAATTCGAGGCAACATTGTGAAGAAGTAACGTCTGCGCAACGCACGACGAAGTCTATAAAACAGCCCCGGTTGCTTACCTAGGTAAGCAACCGGGGCTGTTTCGTTCCGCACATGATAGAGCATGCGGAAGGCTAAGGCTTATCCATCCGATTTCCGCGGCTTTGGTAAGCGGAGCCGGAGGTACTGTTGCAGCCACATCGGGTACAGGTTGTAGAAGACGTTGAGCAAGGTTAGAAGCAAGGCCCAACCTAGGTACCCACGAACTACAGCATAGCCACTAATCAGCAAGAAGAACACGAACATCACCAAGTGGAACTGCTCCTGGTAGTAAGTAGCGCGCGCAAAGCTGGCCAGCGAAGTGCGGGTGCGGACGTGCCGGTACTGCGGATACTTGCGTCGAATCAGCCCATTGATGATGTCGCCGTGCTGGGTGAAGCGGTTGAGTGCCGGCACGCCCAACCGCTGGTAGGTCGCCGCTTTGGGGCTCAGCTGCAAGTGGCGATACCGCGAAACCGGCACCGCGTAGCCAAGCAGACTGACTACCAAAAAACCATAGAGCCAAGGCCG
This Hymenobacter sp. GOD-10R DNA region includes the following protein-coding sequences:
- a CDS encoding CHRD domain-containing protein, which produces MLKKLITASLLATAALTFTGCKELLDEIILIGNPPASTKVNLTAVINSAQEVPANPSTATGTFTGVYDKATKVLTYTVTYQGLTPTAGHLHRGAPGTNGPVIYPFSSLASPVTGTATFTQADEDLLLNGGFYANFHTPAYPGGEIRGNIVKK